A section of the Streptomyces sp. NBC_00178 genome encodes:
- a CDS encoding acyl-CoA dehydrogenase family protein — protein MNLELSEEQEAVRRLAEDFVAREITPHVVEWDRAESVDKSIVKKLGALGFLGLTVPEEYGGSGGDHLAYCLVTEELGRGDSSVRGIVSVSLGLVAKTIASWGSEEQKRQWLPRLTSGDAVGCFGLTEPGTGSDAGNLTARAVRDGDEYVVDGGKMFITNGTWADVVLLFARTGDVPGHRGISAFLVPADSPGLTRHTVHGKLGLRGQATAELVLEGVRVPASAMLGPEGKGFSVAMSALAKGRMSVAAGCVGIAQAALDAAVRYAGEREQFGKPIASYQLVQELISDISVDVDAARMLTWRVADLVDRGQDFATAASTAKLFASEAAVRAANNALQVFGGYGYIDEYPVGKLVRDARVMTLYEGTSQIQKLIIGRALTGVSAF, from the coding sequence ATGAACCTGGAGCTGAGCGAGGAGCAGGAAGCCGTCCGGCGGCTCGCCGAGGACTTCGTCGCACGGGAGATCACCCCGCACGTCGTCGAGTGGGACCGTGCCGAGAGTGTCGACAAGTCGATCGTGAAGAAGCTCGGCGCCCTGGGCTTCCTGGGACTGACCGTTCCCGAGGAGTACGGCGGCTCCGGCGGAGACCACCTCGCGTACTGCCTGGTCACCGAAGAGCTCGGGCGCGGGGACTCGTCCGTGCGCGGCATCGTGTCCGTGTCGCTCGGGCTCGTCGCCAAGACGATCGCGTCCTGGGGGAGCGAGGAGCAGAAGCGGCAGTGGCTGCCACGGCTCACCTCGGGCGATGCCGTGGGCTGCTTCGGTCTCACCGAACCGGGCACGGGGTCCGACGCGGGCAACCTCACCGCCCGCGCCGTGCGCGACGGCGACGAGTACGTCGTCGACGGCGGCAAGATGTTCATCACCAACGGCACCTGGGCCGACGTGGTCCTGCTCTTCGCCCGCACCGGTGACGTCCCGGGGCACCGGGGGATCTCCGCGTTCCTGGTGCCAGCCGACTCCCCGGGCCTGACCCGGCACACGGTGCACGGCAAACTCGGGCTGCGCGGCCAGGCCACCGCCGAACTGGTGCTCGAAGGCGTCCGCGTCCCCGCCTCGGCCATGCTGGGCCCCGAGGGGAAGGGCTTCTCCGTCGCCATGTCCGCCCTGGCCAAGGGGCGGATGTCGGTCGCGGCCGGCTGCGTCGGGATCGCCCAGGCGGCACTGGACGCGGCGGTGCGCTACGCGGGCGAGCGCGAGCAGTTCGGCAAGCCCATCGCGAGCTACCAGCTGGTCCAGGAGCTCATCAGCGACATCTCCGTGGACGTCGACGCCGCCCGCATGCTGACCTGGCGCGTGGCCGACCTCGTCGACCGGGGGCAGGACTTCGCCACCGCGGCGTCGACGGCCAAGCTCTTCGCCTCCGAGGCCGCGGTGCGCGCCGCCAACAACGCCCTCCAGGTCTTCGGGGGCTACGGCTACATCGACGAGTACCCCGTCGGCAAGCTGGTCAGGGACGCCCGCGTGATGACCCTGTACGAGGGCACCAGTCAGATCCAGAAGCTCATCATCGGCCGCGCCCTGACGGGCGTCTCCGCCTTCTGA
- a CDS encoding penicillin acylase family protein yields MPPRTRTLTAAAIAAVLALGTSLLASAPVAGAAQPEPLAVTDHCASQCADILPPGENGNATLVEILGNKAFGTHPAHSDDQLDRYNGLVAGHTGLTDQKLTEFFNDASFGVAANQVESVTSPRADVTITRDKKSGVPHIKGTTRYGTEFGAGFAAGQDRLWLMDLFRHIGRGELTSFAGGALGNQGLEQQFWPQAPYTEADLEAQVERIRTTEGPLGEQAMADAQAYVDGINAYRVKSKNGRYFPGEYVLTGKIDSITNVGEIQPFKLTDLISIASVVGGQFGGGGGGEVQAALSLLAAQQKYGVEEGTRVWESFRQRNDPEAVLTVHDGTSFPYAGKPDNARGTALPDPGSVTPEPLIYDRTGSAGSNRKAPVDAPAALKPAQGLFDDGVIPEGALPGSGDGAQKRGMSNALLVSGKHTASGNPIAVMGPQTGYFAPQLMMLQELQGPGISARGVSFAGVGMYIQMGRGQDYAWSATSAAQDITDTYAVELCEPDGSTPTKNSTHYRFRGACAAMEKLERSNSWKPTVADSTAKGSYRMQVWRTDYGIVTHRATVGGKPVAYTSLRTTYRHEADSIIGFQLLNDPAYVTDAASFQRAASHIDYAFNWFYADSRTAAYYNSGMNPVRAAGVDAALPVKAEQAYEWRGYDPAANTTDYTPFAEHPQSSGQDYYISWNNRQAKDYSTAAFGFGAVHRGDLLDDRVSALVEAGGVTRASLTRAMAEAALTDLRGEQLLPELLKVLRSQPVTDPAVNTAVQQLDSWRAAGAQRKETSPGSHTYTHADAVRIMDAWWPKLIEAEFRPGLGDGLYSALTASLATDESPAASHGPSGAHNGSAFQYGWWGFADKDLRQVLGQTVKGPLAKTYCGGGDLAACRTALLGTLKDAAAVPATTVYPGDDSCKAGEQWCTDSIVHRPLGGISQKSIHWQNRPTYQQVVEFPSHR; encoded by the coding sequence ATGCCCCCACGCACCCGCACGCTCACAGCCGCGGCAATCGCGGCCGTTCTCGCTCTCGGCACGTCCCTGCTCGCCTCGGCGCCCGTCGCCGGAGCGGCACAACCGGAACCCCTCGCCGTCACCGACCACTGCGCGAGCCAGTGCGCGGACATCCTGCCGCCCGGCGAGAACGGCAACGCGACCCTCGTCGAGATCCTCGGCAACAAGGCGTTCGGCACCCATCCCGCGCACAGCGACGACCAGCTCGACCGCTACAACGGCCTGGTCGCGGGCCACACCGGCCTCACCGACCAGAAGCTGACCGAATTCTTCAACGACGCCTCCTTCGGCGTCGCCGCGAACCAGGTGGAATCCGTCACCTCGCCGCGTGCGGACGTCACCATCACCCGCGACAAGAAGAGCGGTGTGCCGCACATCAAGGGCACCACCCGCTACGGCACCGAGTTCGGCGCGGGGTTCGCCGCCGGACAGGACCGGCTGTGGCTGATGGACCTCTTCCGGCACATCGGGCGCGGCGAGCTGACCTCGTTCGCCGGCGGAGCCCTGGGCAACCAGGGCCTCGAGCAGCAGTTCTGGCCGCAGGCCCCGTACACCGAGGCGGATCTCGAAGCCCAGGTCGAGCGCATCAGGACCACGGAGGGCCCGCTCGGTGAGCAGGCGATGGCCGACGCGCAGGCCTACGTCGACGGGATCAACGCCTACCGGGTCAAGTCGAAGAACGGCCGCTACTTCCCCGGTGAGTACGTCCTCACCGGCAAGATCGACTCGATCACGAACGTGGGCGAGATCCAGCCGTTCAAACTGACCGACCTGATCTCGATCGCCTCCGTGGTCGGCGGGCAGTTCGGCGGGGGAGGGGGCGGTGAGGTGCAGGCCGCGCTCTCGCTGCTCGCGGCCCAGCAGAAGTACGGCGTCGAGGAGGGCACCCGGGTCTGGGAGTCCTTCCGCCAGCGCAACGACCCCGAAGCCGTCCTCACCGTCCACGACGGCACCTCGTTCCCGTACGCGGGCAAGCCCGACAACGCCCGCGGCACCGCGCTGCCCGACCCGGGCTCCGTCACCCCCGAACCGCTCATATACGACCGCACCGGCTCGGCGGGCAGCAATCGGAAGGCGCCCGTCGACGCGCCGGCCGCGCTGAAACCGGCGCAGGGACTGTTCGACGACGGCGTGATCCCCGAGGGGGCGCTCCCGGGATCCGGCGACGGCGCGCAGAAACGGGGTATGTCCAACGCCCTCCTGGTGTCCGGAAAGCACACCGCGAGCGGCAACCCGATCGCCGTCATGGGTCCGCAGACCGGCTACTTCGCCCCGCAGCTGATGATGCTCCAGGAGCTCCAGGGCCCGGGCATCAGCGCCCGTGGCGTCTCCTTCGCCGGTGTCGGCATGTACATCCAGATGGGCCGCGGCCAGGACTACGCCTGGAGCGCCACCTCCGCCGCCCAGGACATCACCGACACCTACGCCGTCGAACTCTGCGAGCCCGACGGCTCCACGCCCACCAAGAACTCCACGCACTACCGCTTCCGGGGTGCCTGCGCGGCGATGGAGAAGCTCGAACGCAGCAACTCCTGGAAGCCCACCGTCGCCGACTCCACCGCCAAGGGCTCCTACCGGATGCAGGTGTGGCGCACCGACTACGGCATCGTCACCCACCGCGCCACGGTCGGCGGCAAGCCCGTCGCCTACACCTCGCTGCGCACCACCTACCGTCACGAGGCCGACTCGATCATCGGGTTCCAGCTGCTCAACGACCCGGCGTACGTGACGGACGCGGCCTCCTTCCAGCGGGCGGCGAGCCATATCGACTACGCCTTCAACTGGTTCTACGCGGACTCCCGCACCGCGGCGTACTACAACAGCGGTATGAACCCGGTGCGCGCGGCCGGCGTCGACGCCGCCCTGCCGGTCAAGGCCGAGCAGGCGTACGAGTGGCGGGGCTACGACCCGGCGGCCAACACCACCGACTACACCCCGTTCGCCGAGCACCCGCAGTCCAGCGGCCAGGACTACTACATCTCGTGGAACAACCGGCAGGCCAAGGACTACTCCACGGCGGCGTTCGGATTCGGCGCCGTGCACCGGGGCGACCTCCTCGACGACCGGGTGTCCGCACTGGTCGAGGCCGGCGGAGTGACCCGTGCCTCCCTCACCCGCGCAATGGCGGAGGCCGCGCTCACCGACCTGCGCGGCGAGCAGCTGCTGCCCGAACTGCTGAAGGTGCTGCGCTCCCAGCCGGTCACCGACCCGGCGGTCAACACGGCGGTGCAGCAGCTGGACTCGTGGAGGGCCGCCGGCGCCCAGCGCAAGGAGACCAGCCCCGGCTCGCACACGTACACGCACGCCGACGCGGTGCGGATCATGGACGCGTGGTGGCCGAAGCTGATCGAGGCGGAGTTCCGTCCCGGGCTGGGTGACGGCCTCTACAGCGCGCTCACCGCGAGCCTGGCCACGGACGAGTCCCCGGCCGCGAGCCACGGCCCGAGCGGTGCGCACAACGGCTCCGCGTTCCAGTACGGCTGGTGGGGCTTCGCGGACAAGGACCTGCGCCAGGTCCTCGGGCAGACCGTCAAGGGGCCGCTGGCGAAGACGTACTGCGGTGGCGGCGACCTCGCCGCCTGCCGTACCGCGCTGCTCGGCACCCTGAAGGACGCGGCGGCCGTGCCCGCGACCACCGTCTACCCGGGTGACGACAGCTGCAAGGCCGGTGAGCAGTGGTGCACCGACTCGATCGTCCACCGTCCGCTGGGCGGGATCTCGCAGAAGTCGATCCACTGGCAGAACCGGCCGACGTACCAGCAGGTCGTGGAGTTCCCCTCGCACCGCTGA
- a CDS encoding TetR/AcrR family transcriptional regulator — translation MSTAEETDGENTPWSEVTPEAARRLLVAAVEAFAERGYHATTTRDIAGRAGMSPAALYIHYKTKEELLHRISRIGHDRALLLLETAAGSGGTASERLADAVRSFVSWHAERHTTARVVQYELEALAEEHRTEIVALRRRTDAVVRRIIGEGVAAGEFDVPDVPGTTLAVLSLCIDVARWFNAQGSRTPEEVGTLYADLVLRMVGAQK, via the coding sequence ATGAGCACGGCGGAGGAGACCGACGGCGAGAACACGCCGTGGAGCGAGGTCACGCCCGAGGCGGCCAGGCGGCTGCTCGTCGCGGCCGTCGAGGCGTTCGCCGAGCGTGGCTACCACGCGACCACCACCCGGGACATCGCAGGCCGCGCGGGAATGAGCCCGGCCGCTCTCTACATCCACTACAAGACGAAGGAAGAGCTGCTCCACCGGATCAGCCGGATCGGCCACGACCGGGCGCTGCTCCTCCTGGAGACGGCCGCCGGCAGTGGCGGCACCGCGTCCGAGCGGCTCGCCGACGCGGTGCGCTCCTTCGTCAGCTGGCACGCCGAACGGCACACCACGGCACGCGTCGTGCAGTACGAACTGGAGGCCCTGGCCGAGGAGCACCGTACGGAGATCGTCGCCCTGCGCCGCAGGACCGACGCCGTGGTGCGCCGCATCATCGGTGAGGGTGTGGCGGCCGGCGAGTTCGACGTCCCGGACGTGCCGGGCACCACGCTGGCCGTGCTCTCGCTCTGCATCGACGTCGCTCGCTGGTTCAACGCGCAGGGCAGCCGGACTCCCGAGGAGGTCGGCACGCTCTACGCGGACCTGGTCCTGCGGATGGTGGGCGCGCAGAAGTGA
- a CDS encoding Acg family FMN-binding oxidoreductase: MQHTVHAMLNTSEQLVVAAAAAAAPSVFNTQPWSFVFADGAFEVRADPDRASMPTASAARDVRLSCGAAVFNARVALARLGHGSEVSVLPDAADPLLVARVALTGGKPDPALDGLYRWVGSRRTNRYPFRPEAIPAGVLARLHDAARREGATLRLLDAEPEYQRMLTSIRRATWTEDEAVRDDRDARLSSRTDTPAIPAGNLGPVPRRELPDDPPVRDMAEGLALPGRASASFEPHPDLAVLETADDDPAAWITAGQGLQRLLLEATGHGIAASFANQPLEDAELRPEVSDGAAHYGCPQMVLRMGYATTQPPASPRRPLNEVVGSARG, encoded by the coding sequence ATGCAGCACACCGTCCACGCCATGCTCAACACGTCGGAACAGCTTGTCGTGGCAGCCGCCGCCGCTGCCGCACCGTCGGTGTTCAACACCCAGCCGTGGTCCTTCGTCTTCGCCGACGGGGCGTTCGAGGTGCGCGCGGACCCGGACCGGGCCTCCATGCCTACGGCGTCGGCGGCGCGGGACGTGCGTCTGTCGTGCGGGGCGGCGGTGTTCAACGCACGGGTCGCCCTCGCGCGCCTGGGCCACGGTTCCGAGGTCTCGGTGCTGCCCGATGCGGCGGACCCGCTGCTCGTCGCCCGGGTCGCCCTCACCGGCGGGAAACCCGACCCGGCGCTGGACGGGCTGTACCGCTGGGTGGGCAGCCGCCGCACGAACCGTTACCCCTTCCGGCCCGAGGCGATCCCCGCCGGCGTGCTCGCCCGACTGCACGACGCCGCACGGCGGGAGGGGGCGACCCTGCGGCTCCTGGACGCGGAACCCGAGTACCAGCGGATGCTGACGTCGATACGCCGCGCGACCTGGACCGAGGACGAGGCGGTCCGGGACGACCGCGACGCCCGGCTCTCGTCCAGGACGGACACGCCGGCGATCCCCGCCGGGAACCTCGGCCCCGTGCCCCGGCGCGAACTCCCCGACGACCCGCCCGTACGGGACATGGCCGAGGGCCTCGCCCTCCCCGGGCGCGCGAGCGCGTCCTTCGAGCCGCACCCCGACCTGGCCGTCCTGGAGACGGCGGACGACGACCCCGCGGCCTGGATCACCGCGGGCCAGGGGCTGCAGAGGCTCCTGCTGGAGGCCACCGGACACGGCATCGCGGCCTCGTTCGCGAACCAGCCCCTGGAGGACGCGGAACTGCGCCCCGAGGTGTCCGACGGTGCCGCGCACTACGGCTGTCCGCAGATGGTGCTGCGCATGGGCTACGCGACGACGCAGCCCCCGGCCTCGCCGCGCCGGCCGCTGAACGAGGTCGTCGGCTCGGCGCGCGGCTGA
- a CDS encoding TetR/AcrR family transcriptional regulator encodes MARPRKPLLNRDLIVEAAGALVDAEGLGAVSTRRLAAELGVSGPSLYNHFRNKDEILDAVADAVSAQVDLSMFVESDPRDWPAALHDWAVSYRAALAAHPHIVPVLAQGPGRRPAGLRVADAVFGAMVRAGWPPAQATYIGALMRYFITGSALGSFARGFVDDETAYDPADYPHLGQAHLLADRRQQVDEGAFETGLRALLDGLELQYEQAAAGRAVRPSPNGS; translated from the coding sequence ATGGCCCGACCGCGCAAGCCCCTCCTGAACAGAGACCTCATCGTCGAGGCGGCGGGCGCGCTCGTGGACGCCGAAGGGCTCGGCGCGGTCTCGACCCGGCGCCTCGCCGCGGAACTCGGGGTCAGCGGGCCCTCGCTCTACAACCACTTCCGGAACAAGGACGAGATCCTCGACGCGGTCGCCGACGCCGTCTCGGCCCAGGTCGACCTGTCGATGTTCGTGGAGTCCGACCCGCGCGACTGGCCCGCCGCCCTGCACGACTGGGCCGTCTCCTACCGGGCCGCGCTCGCCGCGCACCCGCACATCGTCCCGGTGCTCGCCCAGGGCCCGGGCCGCCGCCCGGCCGGCCTGCGGGTCGCCGACGCGGTCTTCGGCGCCATGGTCCGGGCCGGCTGGCCGCCCGCGCAGGCCACCTACATCGGCGCGCTGATGCGCTACTTCATCACCGGCTCGGCGCTCGGCTCCTTCGCGCGCGGATTCGTCGACGACGAGACCGCGTACGACCCCGCCGACTACCCCCACCTCGGCCAGGCCCACCTGCTGGCCGACCGCCGTCAGCAGGTCGACGAGGGCGCGTTCGAGACCGGGTTGCGCGCCCTGCTCGACGGCCTGGAACTGCAGTACGAGCAGGCGGCGGCCGGCCGTGCGGTCCGGCCGTCGCCCAACGGTTCCTGA
- a CDS encoding DMT family transporter, with protein MTSTPPPVTSSPGRDWRAPAAACTTVLLWASAFVSIRSAGEAYSPGALALGRLLAGSLTLGAILLLRREGLPSRAAWPGIIGSGLLWFGLYMVVLNWGEQQVDAGTAAMIVNIGPILMALLGARLLGESLPRRLLAGMGVSFAGAVVVGLSMSGHGGSSVLGVLLCLLAALSYAGGVVIQKPALRHGSPLQITTFGCLIGTAACLPFSGVLASEAAHAPLSATLNMVYLGVFPTALAFTTWAYALARTTAGRMGATTYAVPALVVLMSWVLLDEVPALLTVGGGLLCLAGVAVSRTRGRRGGTSGGREVAVKAPAAEAEQVAADRP; from the coding sequence ATGACGTCGACACCACCACCTGTGACCTCCTCACCCGGACGCGACTGGCGCGCCCCGGCCGCCGCCTGCACCACGGTGCTCCTCTGGGCCTCCGCCTTCGTCTCCATCCGCAGCGCCGGCGAGGCGTACTCCCCCGGGGCGCTCGCCCTGGGCCGGCTGCTCGCCGGCTCGCTGACCCTCGGCGCGATCCTCCTGCTGCGCCGCGAGGGTCTGCCGTCGCGGGCGGCATGGCCCGGCATCATCGGATCCGGACTGCTGTGGTTCGGGCTTTACATGGTGGTGCTCAACTGGGGTGAGCAGCAGGTCGACGCCGGTACGGCGGCCATGATCGTGAACATCGGGCCGATCCTGATGGCCCTGCTGGGCGCCAGGCTCCTCGGGGAGAGCCTGCCGCGCCGGCTCCTGGCGGGCATGGGCGTCTCGTTCGCGGGGGCCGTCGTCGTCGGCCTGTCGATGTCGGGCCACGGCGGTTCCTCGGTGCTGGGAGTGCTCCTGTGCCTGCTGGCCGCGCTGTCGTACGCGGGCGGGGTGGTCATCCAGAAGCCCGCGCTGCGGCACGGATCGCCTTTGCAGATCACCACGTTCGGCTGCCTGATCGGTACGGCCGCCTGCCTGCCGTTCAGCGGCGTGCTCGCCTCCGAGGCGGCGCACGCCCCGTTGTCGGCCACCCTGAACATGGTCTACCTCGGCGTGTTCCCCACCGCGCTGGCCTTCACGACGTGGGCGTACGCACTGGCGAGGACCACCGCGGGCCGGATGGGCGCGACCACCTACGCGGTACCCGCCCTGGTGGTGCTGATGTCGTGGGTCCTGCTCGACGAGGTGCCCGCGCTGCTCACCGTCGGGGGCGGGCTGCTGTGCCTGGCAGGGGTGGCGGTCTCACGGACCCGTGGGCGGCGGGGCGGCACGTCCGGCGGCCGGGAGGTGGCGGTGAAAGCCCCGGCCGCGGAGGCGGAGCAGGTGGCGGCGGACCGGCCGTGA
- a CDS encoding MaoC family dehydratase translates to MAEPKIFTSAQELRDGVGQELGHSDWLEIEQKRIDQFAEATGDHQWIHVDPERAAAGPFGTTIAHGYLTLSLLPVLVPQILQVEGAKMGINYGTNKVRFPSTVPVGSRLRATAVLKSVEEAGGGVQVTALVTIEREGGDKPACVAESVSRYYF, encoded by the coding sequence ATGGCAGAGCCGAAGATCTTCACGTCCGCTCAGGAGCTGCGGGACGGAGTGGGCCAGGAACTCGGTCACAGCGACTGGCTGGAGATCGAGCAGAAGCGGATCGACCAGTTCGCGGAGGCCACGGGCGACCACCAGTGGATCCACGTCGACCCGGAACGCGCCGCGGCCGGCCCCTTCGGCACGACGATCGCGCACGGTTACCTCACGCTGTCGCTGCTGCCGGTGCTCGTCCCGCAGATCCTCCAGGTCGAGGGCGCGAAGATGGGCATCAACTACGGGACCAACAAGGTCCGCTTCCCCTCGACCGTCCCCGTCGGTTCGCGGCTGCGCGCCACGGCGGTGCTCAAGAGCGTCGAGGAGGCGGGCGGCGGCGTCCAGGTGACCGCGCTCGTCACCATCGAACGCGAGGGCGGCGACAAGCCCGCCTGTGTCGCGGAGTCCGTGTCGCGCTACTACTTCTGA
- the soxR gene encoding redox-sensitive transcriptional activator SoxR, with protein MPQIPQTYHELTVGQLSARSGAAVSALHFYESKGLISSTRTSGNQRRYTRDALRRVAFVRAAQRVGIPLATIRDALTELPEGRTPNREDWARLSRAWRSELDERIEQLGRLRDHLTDCIGCGCLSLETCVLSNPDDVFGDRMTGSRLMPERGAAKRP; from the coding sequence GTGCCACAGATCCCGCAGACCTACCACGAACTCACCGTCGGCCAGCTCTCCGCCCGTAGCGGTGCCGCGGTGTCCGCCCTGCACTTCTACGAGTCCAAGGGCCTGATCAGCAGCACCCGGACCAGCGGCAACCAGCGGCGTTACACCAGGGACGCGCTGCGCCGGGTGGCGTTCGTCCGCGCTGCCCAGCGGGTCGGAATCCCGCTGGCCACCATCAGGGACGCGCTGACCGAACTGCCTGAGGGGCGCACGCCGAACCGCGAGGACTGGGCGCGGCTCTCCCGGGCGTGGCGCTCGGAGCTCGACGAGCGCATCGAGCAACTGGGGCGGCTGCGCGACCACCTCACCGACTGCATCGGCTGCGGATGCCTGTCATTGGAGACCTGTGTGCTGTCCAACCCCGACGACGTGTTCGGCGACCGGATGACCGGATCGCGCCTCATGCCGGAAAGGGGCGCGGCGAAGCGCCCCTGA
- a CDS encoding Zn-dependent alcohol dehydrogenase, giving the protein MVRAAVLPAVGSPLEITDIELPEPGPGQVSVRLTAAGVCHSDLSLSNGTMRLPVPAVLGHEGAGTVLAVGEGVTHVAAGDPVVLNWAPSCGVCFHCGIGEVWLCADALKGAARVHARTADGTELHPGLNVAAFAQETVVAGNCVLPAPAGIPLDDAALLGCAVLTGYGAVHHSARVREGESVVVFGIGGVGLAVLQAARIAGASRIIAVDVSPEKEELARRAGATDYVVASDTTPRAVRKLTGGQGADVAVECVGRPATIRGAWESTRRGGRTTVVGIGGKDQTVSFNALEIFHWGRSLTGCVYGDSVPERDLPVLAEHIRAGRFDLSMMVTERIALEDIPAAFDNMVAGKGGRALVVF; this is encoded by the coding sequence GTGGTCCGCGCCGCCGTACTGCCCGCCGTCGGTTCTCCCCTGGAGATCACCGACATCGAACTCCCGGAGCCCGGCCCCGGCCAGGTGAGCGTCCGGCTCACCGCCGCCGGGGTCTGCCACTCCGACCTCTCCCTGTCCAACGGCACCATGCGGCTGCCGGTCCCCGCGGTCCTGGGCCACGAGGGCGCCGGTACGGTGCTCGCCGTCGGCGAGGGTGTCACCCACGTCGCCGCGGGGGACCCCGTGGTCCTCAACTGGGCGCCGTCCTGCGGGGTGTGCTTCCACTGCGGGATCGGTGAGGTCTGGCTCTGCGCCGACGCGCTGAAGGGCGCGGCCCGCGTCCACGCCCGTACGGCCGACGGAACCGAGCTGCACCCGGGGCTCAACGTCGCCGCGTTCGCCCAGGAGACGGTCGTCGCCGGGAACTGCGTGCTGCCCGCCCCCGCCGGTATCCCGCTCGACGACGCCGCCCTGCTCGGCTGCGCCGTCCTGACCGGATACGGAGCGGTGCACCACTCCGCCCGGGTGCGCGAGGGCGAGAGCGTCGTCGTCTTCGGGATCGGCGGCGTGGGCCTCGCGGTCCTCCAGGCGGCCCGGATCGCCGGGGCGTCCAGGATCATCGCCGTCGACGTGTCACCGGAGAAGGAGGAACTGGCCCGCCGGGCCGGCGCCACCGACTACGTCGTCGCCTCCGACACCACCCCCCGCGCCGTACGCAAGCTCACCGGCGGCCAGGGCGCGGACGTGGCCGTGGAATGCGTCGGACGGCCCGCCACGATCCGGGGGGCCTGGGAGTCGACCCGCAGGGGTGGCCGGACCACGGTCGTCGGCATCGGCGGCAAGGACCAGACGGTCTCGTTCAACGCCCTGGAGATCTTCCACTGGGGCCGCTCGCTGACGGGCTGCGTCTACGGCGACAGCGTCCCCGAGCGCGACCTGCCGGTGCTGGCCGAGCACATCCGCGCGGGCCGGTTCGACCTCTCGATGATGGTCACCGAGCGGATCGCGCTCGAGGACATTCCGGCGGCCTTCGACAACATGGTCGCGGGCAAGGGCGGGCGCGCGCTGGTGGTCTTCTAG
- a CDS encoding YiaA/YiaB family inner membrane protein has translation MSETTSVKQQNTAAFYGQAVLSFGVAAGAVALGIFFLDAGAWVRAFLAIGVLYLVTSCFTLAKVIRDRQEAGRIVSRVDQARLEKILAEHDPFQKL, from the coding sequence ATGAGTGAGACAACATCGGTCAAGCAGCAGAACACCGCCGCCTTCTACGGCCAGGCCGTCCTCTCCTTCGGCGTGGCGGCGGGAGCCGTGGCCCTCGGCATCTTCTTCCTCGACGCCGGCGCCTGGGTGCGGGCCTTCCTCGCCATCGGCGTCCTCTACCTCGTCACCTCGTGCTTCACCCTCGCCAAGGTCATCAGGGACCGGCAGGAGGCGGGCCGGATCGTCAGCAGGGTCGACCAGGCCCGGCTGGAGAAGATCCTCGCCGAGCACGATCCCTTCCAGAAGCTCTGA